The following proteins are co-located in the Gordonia polyisoprenivorans genome:
- a CDS encoding class I SAM-dependent methyltransferase, whose amino-acid sequence MGSFAARMMRNPLFSRVYEHAWRPVFTRGFSLGSPETADYDAALRAYLCRPGDRMVLDIACGPGNYTRDIAAGLTGDGRVVGIDYSPSMLHTAVATNSIVRASYLRVDAHAIPFADNTFDEVICLAALYLIPDPLPVLDEMLRVARPGALLVVFTSVAGPVSTVPGVKTLAAIGGYRVFGRDEITGALRRGGAEHIEQTVIGEGQYVLARAPGGN is encoded by the coding sequence ATGGGGTCGTTTGCCGCGCGGATGATGCGTAACCCGCTGTTCTCCCGCGTCTACGAGCATGCATGGCGGCCGGTGTTCACCCGCGGCTTCAGTCTCGGCAGTCCCGAGACCGCCGACTACGACGCCGCATTGCGCGCCTACCTGTGCCGGCCCGGGGATCGCATGGTTCTCGACATCGCTTGCGGACCCGGCAATTACACCCGGGACATTGCTGCAGGCCTCACCGGCGACGGACGGGTGGTCGGCATCGACTACTCACCGTCGATGCTGCACACCGCGGTCGCCACCAACAGCATCGTCCGCGCGAGCTACCTCCGTGTCGACGCGCACGCGATCCCGTTCGCCGACAACACCTTCGACGAGGTGATCTGCCTGGCCGCGCTCTACCTGATCCCCGACCCGCTCCCCGTGCTCGACGAGATGCTGAGGGTGGCGCGCCCCGGTGCGCTGCTGGTGGTGTTCACCTCGGTGGCCGGACCGGTCTCGACGGTGCCCGGCGTGAAGACACTGGCGGCCATCGGCGGCTACCGCGTCTTCGGGCGCGACGAGATCACCGGCGCACTGCGCCGTGGCGGCGCCGAGCACATCGAGCAGACCGTCATCGGGGAGGGGCAGTATGTGCTGGCGCGGGCTCCCGGCGGGAACTGA
- a CDS encoding carboxymuconolactone decarboxylase family protein, which yields MSTPRIAPGGFRDLGPANWAFTRLAARVTGVHDTHVFSTLGRTRGLFRAWLYFGARLMPFGTLSRKDSEMVIIRVAHLRESAYELDHHRRIGKRAGITDDELARILDGPDAGWGDRERAILRVVDQLVTTRDVDDVAWEALRRHLDERRTIGLLLLVGQYDMLATTLHTLRVQLDVRA from the coding sequence ATGAGCACCCCTCGGATCGCTCCCGGTGGATTCCGCGACCTCGGCCCCGCCAACTGGGCCTTCACCCGCCTCGCCGCGCGCGTCACCGGTGTCCACGACACCCACGTCTTCTCCACGCTGGGCCGCACCCGTGGTCTGTTCCGGGCGTGGCTGTACTTCGGGGCGCGGCTGATGCCGTTCGGGACGTTGTCGCGCAAGGACTCCGAGATGGTGATCATCCGTGTCGCGCATCTGCGCGAGTCGGCCTACGAGCTCGACCACCATCGTCGGATCGGCAAACGCGCGGGCATCACCGATGATGAACTCGCGCGCATCCTCGACGGTCCCGACGCCGGATGGGGGGATCGCGAACGCGCCATCCTGCGCGTGGTCGACCAACTGGTGACCACCCGCGACGTCGACGACGTCGCGTGGGAGGCGCTGCGCCGCCACCTCGACGAGCGCCGCACCATCGGCTTGCTTCTGCTCGTCGGCCAATACGACATGCTCGCCACCACCCTGCACACCTTGCGGGTGCAGCTCGACGTCCGCGCCTGA
- a CDS encoding TetR/AcrR family transcriptional regulator: protein MAPTRSRVTREHLLIAAERLFLTDGPDAVSVRAICTEAGVNPAAVHYHFGSKDDLVAALLEDRLAPLWADTLGGSDLAVRTITDLIDLVVDPLARLRADPVGHLHLQLLARFVDAHPDAAWTRRWFRLDDWVDLLSPLVPGLDTRAAGRRWALAFTLILHRFGGTGTLSDEAVAALRGFVVAGLGAPVVSKELP from the coding sequence ATGGCACCGACACGCTCCCGGGTGACGCGCGAACACCTGCTGATCGCCGCCGAGCGACTGTTCCTGACCGACGGCCCCGACGCGGTGTCGGTGCGGGCCATCTGCACCGAGGCCGGGGTCAATCCGGCGGCCGTGCACTATCACTTCGGATCCAAGGACGACCTGGTCGCGGCCCTGCTGGAGGACCGGTTGGCGCCGCTGTGGGCCGACACCCTCGGCGGCAGCGACCTCGCGGTTCGCACCATTACCGACCTCATCGATCTCGTCGTCGACCCGCTCGCCCGACTTCGGGCCGATCCCGTCGGCCATCTCCATCTGCAGCTACTGGCACGCTTCGTCGATGCCCATCCCGACGCGGCGTGGACGCGCCGCTGGTTCCGTCTGGACGACTGGGTGGATCTGCTCTCGCCGCTGGTGCCCGGCCTCGACACGCGCGCCGCAGGACGCCGGTGGGCGCTCGCGTTCACGCTGATCCTCCACCGCTTCGGTGGGACCGGAACCCTCTCCGACGAGGCAGTCGCGGCGCTGCGCGGGTTCGTGGTCGCCGGGCTCGGCGCACCGGTTGTCTCGAAGGAGTTGCCATGA
- a CDS encoding MaoC family dehydratase, with translation MTTITPRVFSSLDDVKAAIGEDLGSGEWLEITQERVNQFAEATGDHQWIHVDPERAKAGPFGAPIAHGFLTLSLLPMLAGSIFAVEGPKLVINYGMNTVRFPNPVPVGSRIRANAVITSVEEGPKGVTMVVRNTVEIEGADKPACVAENVRVMVY, from the coding sequence ATGACGACTATCACACCGCGCGTGTTCAGCTCCCTCGATGACGTCAAGGCCGCGATCGGCGAAGACCTCGGCTCCGGCGAATGGCTCGAGATCACCCAGGAACGGGTCAACCAGTTCGCCGAGGCCACCGGCGACCATCAGTGGATTCACGTCGACCCGGAGCGCGCGAAGGCCGGGCCGTTCGGTGCGCCCATCGCACACGGCTTCCTGACGCTGTCGTTACTGCCGATGCTCGCCGGGTCGATCTTCGCCGTCGAGGGCCCCAAGCTCGTCATCAATTACGGCATGAACACGGTGCGTTTCCCCAATCCGGTGCCGGTCGGCTCCCGCATCCGTGCCAACGCCGTGATCACCTCCGTCGAGGAGGGTCCCAAGGGCGTGACCATGGTGGTGCGCAACACCGTCGAGATCGAGGGCGCCGACAAGCCCGCATGCGTCGCCGAGAACGTCCGGGTGATGGTGTACTGA
- a CDS encoding LLM class flavin-dependent oxidoreductase, with protein MTAEAQRDAHFHWFLPTSGDGREVIGGLQSAGILGTASAIRPPDLDYLALVAKTAERLGFESVLTPTGTWCHDAWLTTAALIRETSRLKFLVAFRPGLITPTLAAQQAATFAEFSGGRLALNIVTGGDAQEQARFGDRLTKEQRYARTGEFLQIVRHAWSGTPFDFSGEHYDVTGAVVGHPPNPVPQVFFGGASEYAREVAAATVDTYLTWTEPPEKVAALVEDVRARAARHGRELTFGIRAHVITRDTREEAWAEARKLVSRMDPALIELARQRLSQSESEGQRRQLALNADLDNLEVYPGLWAGYGLVRPGAGTAFVGSHAEVADLIAQYRAIGIDHFILSGQPHIEEAFWFAEGVAPLVRSVSSRREPAPAHTAPPR; from the coding sequence ATGACCGCAGAAGCCCAGCGCGACGCTCACTTTCACTGGTTCCTGCCGACCTCCGGCGACGGACGTGAGGTCATCGGCGGATTGCAGTCGGCGGGCATCCTGGGCACCGCGTCGGCGATCCGGCCACCCGATCTCGACTATCTCGCGTTGGTGGCGAAGACCGCCGAACGGTTGGGTTTCGAGTCGGTGCTGACCCCGACCGGAACCTGGTGCCACGATGCGTGGCTGACCACCGCCGCACTCATTCGGGAGACGAGCCGCCTGAAGTTCCTCGTCGCCTTCCGGCCCGGGCTGATCACCCCGACACTGGCCGCCCAGCAGGCCGCGACCTTCGCCGAGTTCTCCGGCGGCCGTCTCGCCCTCAACATCGTCACCGGCGGTGACGCGCAGGAGCAGGCGCGGTTCGGTGACCGGCTCACCAAAGAACAGCGCTACGCCCGCACCGGGGAGTTCCTGCAGATCGTCCGGCACGCCTGGTCGGGGACGCCGTTCGATTTCTCCGGTGAGCATTACGACGTCACCGGCGCGGTGGTGGGCCATCCGCCGAACCCGGTGCCACAGGTGTTCTTCGGTGGTGCCAGCGAGTATGCGCGCGAGGTGGCCGCGGCCACCGTCGACACCTATCTCACGTGGACCGAACCACCGGAGAAGGTGGCCGCACTCGTCGAGGACGTGCGTGCCCGCGCCGCCCGGCACGGTCGGGAACTGACCTTCGGAATCCGGGCGCACGTGATCACCCGCGACACCCGCGAGGAGGCCTGGGCCGAGGCCCGCAAGCTGGTATCGCGGATGGACCCGGCATTGATCGAGCTTGCCCGCCAACGGCTCTCGCAGTCGGAGTCCGAGGGGCAACGCCGGCAGCTCGCCCTCAACGCCGACCTGGACAACCTCGAGGTGTACCCGGGGCTGTGGGCGGGTTACGGCCTGGTTCGCCCGGGAGCCGGAACCGCCTTCGTCGGCAGCCACGCCGAGGTGGCCGACCTCATCGCCCAGTACCGGGCGATCGGCATCGACCACTTCATCCTGTCCGGGCAACCGCACATCGAGGAGGCGTTCTGGTTCGCCGAAGGCGTTGCGCCGCTGGTGCGTTCGGTCAGTTCCCGCCGGGAGCCCGCGCCAGCACATACTGCCCCTCCCCGATGA
- a CDS encoding ABC transporter permease has translation MAISLIPGSSSSASSSGRPPGTRSAAQIRAARRSRVLTWIRVLSPIGVLALWQLGSALGFLPQDKLPAPSLIAEAGWEKLQSGELTDAIVASTERVAIGLGLGVLIGIGLGVIVGLSRISDAIIDPNMQAIRALPLFGLIPLFILWFGIEETPKILLVALGAIFPLYLNTSAAIRQIDPKLRENAKVLGFGRLQTIRELVIPSAMPQILVGLRQSLAIAWLSLIVAEQIAATSGLGYLINNARDFLRTDVVFFGLIIYAALGLITDAIVRALERYTTRYQRTN, from the coding sequence ATGGCAATTTCTCTTATCCCGGGTTCCAGTTCCTCGGCGTCGTCATCCGGGCGACCGCCGGGCACCAGGTCGGCGGCGCAGATCCGTGCGGCTCGACGCTCACGTGTGCTGACGTGGATCCGGGTCCTCTCACCCATCGGGGTGCTCGCTCTGTGGCAACTCGGAAGCGCTCTGGGGTTCCTGCCGCAGGACAAGCTGCCCGCACCCTCGCTCATCGCCGAGGCCGGCTGGGAGAAGCTGCAGAGCGGTGAACTCACCGACGCGATCGTGGCCTCCACCGAACGTGTGGCGATCGGCCTGGGGCTCGGCGTGCTCATCGGCATCGGGCTCGGTGTGATCGTCGGACTGAGCCGGATCTCCGATGCGATCATCGACCCCAACATGCAGGCGATCCGGGCGCTTCCGCTCTTCGGTCTCATCCCGCTGTTCATCCTGTGGTTCGGGATCGAGGAGACACCGAAGATCCTGCTGGTGGCCCTCGGCGCGATCTTCCCGCTGTATCTCAACACCTCGGCGGCGATCCGACAGATCGATCCCAAGCTCCGCGAGAACGCCAAGGTCCTCGGATTCGGCCGCCTGCAGACGATTCGGGAGTTGGTCATCCCCAGTGCCATGCCGCAGATCCTCGTCGGGCTCCGGCAGTCACTGGCGATCGCCTGGCTCAGTCTGATCGTCGCCGAGCAGATCGCGGCGACCTCCGGGCTGGGATACCTGATCAACAACGCGCGCGACTTCCTGCGCACCGACGTCGTGTTCTTCGGCCTGATCATCTATGCGGCACTGGGATTGATCACCGACGCCATCGTGCGGGCGCTGGAGCGATACACCACGCGCTACCAACGGACCAACTGA
- a CDS encoding DNA-3-methyladenine glycosylase family protein translates to MNAERTRVWMPPGPVDLRYTLGLHRRGGGDPAFRYGRDGSVWRTSHTPDGPATLTVRVDGERIVGRAWGDGADWLLESMPAMLGGDDAPEAMPVHDEVVAGLVARSPGLRIGATGRVWEALVPAILEQKVVGAEAWRAWRYLVRRHGSRAPGPVPDDMRVPPPQEQWPSIPVWDWHRSGAEPVRMRTIRGATSLDVDRHADRLDILRGVGPWTVAETRARAVGDADAVPVGDYHIPSAVGQTLIGEPVDDARMLELLEPYAGHRYRIIRMVEMHGSRPERRGNRMSVRDYRTF, encoded by the coding sequence ATGAACGCCGAGCGCACCAGGGTGTGGATGCCGCCGGGACCGGTGGATCTGCGATACACGCTGGGACTGCACCGGCGCGGCGGTGGTGATCCGGCATTCCGCTACGGCCGCGACGGGTCGGTGTGGCGCACGAGCCACACCCCGGACGGACCGGCGACCCTGACCGTGCGCGTCGACGGTGAGCGCATCGTCGGCCGCGCGTGGGGCGACGGCGCCGACTGGCTGCTCGAATCGATGCCCGCGATGCTCGGCGGCGACGACGCCCCCGAGGCCATGCCCGTCCACGACGAGGTGGTCGCCGGACTCGTCGCCCGCTCACCCGGGTTACGCATCGGGGCCACCGGGCGGGTGTGGGAAGCGCTCGTGCCGGCCATTCTGGAACAGAAGGTGGTCGGCGCCGAGGCCTGGCGGGCGTGGCGATACCTGGTGCGCCGCCACGGTTCCCGTGCGCCCGGGCCGGTGCCCGACGACATGCGTGTCCCGCCGCCGCAAGAGCAGTGGCCCTCGATCCCCGTGTGGGACTGGCATCGCAGCGGCGCCGAACCGGTGCGGATGCGCACCATCCGAGGCGCCACCTCACTCGATGTGGACCGGCACGCCGACCGGCTCGACATCCTGCGCGGTGTCGGCCCGTGGACCGTCGCCGAGACCCGGGCGCGAGCGGTCGGCGACGCCGACGCGGTCCCCGTCGGCGACTACCACATCCCCTCGGCGGTCGGGCAGACGCTCATCGGGGAGCCGGTGGATGACGCGCGGATGCTCGAACTCCTCGAACCCTATGCCGGACACCGCTATCGGATCATCCGGATGGTCGAGATGCACGGCTCACGTCCCGAGCGGCGGGGCAACCGGATGAGCGTGCGCGACTATCGCACGTTCTGA
- a CDS encoding ABC transporter ATP-binding protein translates to MTAIIDAASATRTTQSTEIAGQVSAATFAYGDAEPVLRNVSLTVRTGEIVAIIGRSGSGKSTLLRLLAGLSQPSTGDVTTSGAPAVAFQEPRLFPWRTVRRNVEFGVVRSRLKGAAAAARVSDTLAEVGLADKADAWPAQLSGGQAQRVSLARALVADPQLLLLDEPFGALDALTRAAMHRLLINLWQAHGFSVLVVTHDVDEALRLADRVVVLADGHIAADVTVDAPRDPDGAAQTAHLRTRLLDALGE, encoded by the coding sequence ATGACCGCCATCATCGATGCCGCGAGCGCCACGCGGACAACCCAATCGACCGAGATCGCCGGGCAGGTGTCGGCGGCGACCTTCGCCTACGGCGACGCGGAACCGGTGCTGCGCAACGTGTCCCTGACCGTGCGCACCGGCGAGATCGTCGCCATCATCGGCCGCAGCGGCAGCGGTAAATCGACCCTGCTGCGGCTGCTCGCCGGCCTGTCGCAACCCTCGACCGGTGACGTCACCACGTCCGGAGCACCCGCGGTGGCATTTCAGGAGCCACGGCTGTTCCCCTGGCGTACGGTGCGACGCAACGTCGAATTCGGCGTCGTCCGTTCCCGACTCAAGGGTGCGGCGGCAGCCGCCCGGGTCAGCGACACCCTCGCCGAGGTCGGGCTGGCCGACAAGGCCGACGCGTGGCCGGCGCAGCTGTCCGGTGGTCAGGCCCAACGGGTTTCGCTGGCGCGCGCCCTGGTCGCCGACCCGCAACTCCTACTGCTCGACGAGCCCTTCGGCGCCCTCGACGCATTGACCCGGGCGGCCATGCACCGGCTGCTCATCAATCTGTGGCAGGCCCACGGATTCAGCGTTCTCGTCGTGACCCATGACGTCGACGAGGCACTGCGCCTCGCGGACCGGGTGGTGGTGCTCGCCGACGGGCACATCGCCGCCGACGTCACCGTCGACGCGCCGCGGGATCCCGACGGCGCCGCGCAGACCGCACATCTGCGGACCCGACTGCTCGACGCTCTCGGCGAATAG
- a CDS encoding ABC transporter substrate-binding protein, with product MSAGGVRGRATVLVVLAGILALTLSGCVSKEDSTGAVADASVDPAQLSGLTLRVGDQKGGTESLMRAAGELDSLPFKVEFSTFTSGPPEIEAATAGKIDFAVTGNTPPIFGAASNAKIKIVSAYTNNAGGDVILVPAGSTLTSVEQLKGKKVAVAKGSSAHGNLLEQLGKANLKLGTDVTPVFLQPADALSAFSSGAVDAWAIWDPYTAIVQQDSGAKILASGTGVVNGYGFGIASNEALADAKRNTALRIFVEHLAKASKWASANVETWSQQYAKAIGIDPQAALAAQQRSVRPAIEIDDTVVASEQKLADAFAAAGQLDHKPVIADFVDKRFNSAVAPYAVSTQ from the coding sequence ATGTCCGCCGGAGGGGTCCGCGGGCGTGCGACCGTACTCGTCGTCCTGGCCGGGATTCTCGCGCTGACGCTCAGCGGCTGTGTCAGCAAAGAGGATTCGACCGGCGCCGTCGCCGACGCCAGCGTCGACCCCGCACAGTTGTCCGGCCTGACGTTGCGCGTCGGCGACCAGAAGGGCGGCACCGAATCGCTCATGCGCGCTGCGGGAGAACTCGATTCGCTGCCGTTCAAGGTCGAGTTCTCGACGTTCACCTCGGGTCCGCCGGAGATCGAGGCCGCCACCGCGGGCAAGATCGACTTCGCCGTCACCGGTAACACTCCTCCGATCTTCGGTGCGGCGTCGAACGCGAAGATCAAGATCGTCTCCGCCTACACCAACAACGCCGGTGGTGACGTCATCCTCGTGCCCGCCGGCTCCACCCTGACCTCCGTCGAACAACTCAAGGGCAAGAAAGTCGCTGTGGCCAAGGGGAGTTCGGCCCACGGCAATCTCCTCGAGCAGTTGGGCAAGGCGAACCTGAAGCTCGGCACGGACGTCACCCCGGTCTTCCTGCAGCCCGCCGACGCGCTGTCGGCCTTCTCCAGCGGCGCGGTCGACGCGTGGGCGATCTGGGACCCGTATACCGCGATCGTGCAACAGGATTCGGGTGCGAAGATTCTCGCGTCGGGGACCGGGGTGGTCAACGGCTACGGCTTCGGCATCGCGTCCAACGAGGCTCTTGCCGACGCGAAGCGCAACACCGCACTGCGGATCTTCGTCGAACACCTGGCCAAGGCGAGCAAGTGGGCGTCGGCCAACGTCGAGACCTGGTCGCAGCAGTACGCGAAGGCGATCGGCATCGATCCGCAGGCCGCCCTGGCGGCACAGCAGCGCAGCGTCCGGCCGGCCATCGAGATCGACGACACCGTGGTCGCCTCGGAGCAGAAACTGGCCGACGCCTTCGCCGCCGCCGGGCAGCTCGACCACAAGCCCGTCATCGCCGACTTCGTCGACAAGCGCTTCAACTCCGCGGTGGCGCCCTACGCGGTGAGTACGCAATGA
- the lpdA gene encoding dihydrolipoyl dehydrogenase, translated as MAEHFQTVVLGAGPGGYVAAIRSAQLGMKTAVIEEKYWGGVCLNVGCIPSKALLRNAELAHIFNHQAKTFGMSGEVSFDFGPAFDRSRKVSEGIVKGVHFLMKKNKITEIDGYGVFQDAKTLKVGDREITWDNLIIDTGSTVKLLPGVELSDNVVTYETQILTRELPESIVIVGAGAIGMEFGYVLANYGVDVTIVEFLDRVLPNEDIDVSKAIAKEYKKLGVKVLTSTKVQTVTDNGDSVTVTYKDAKDNDGELTVDKVLMSVGFAPRVDGYGLEKTGVELTERGAIAIDDHMRTNVDGIYAIGDVTAKLQLAHVAEAQGVVAAETMAGAETMTLGDYRFMPRATFCQPQVASFGLTEAQAKDEGYDVTVSTFPFSANGKAQGLGETAGFVKLLTNSETEELLGGHLVGDNVSEMLPELTLAHKWDLTARELARNVHTHPTMSEALQETFHGAIGHMINL; from the coding sequence GTGGCTGAACACTTCCAAACAGTTGTCCTGGGTGCTGGTCCAGGTGGGTACGTGGCCGCGATCCGGTCCGCCCAGCTGGGCATGAAAACCGCCGTCATCGAAGAGAAGTACTGGGGCGGTGTGTGCCTGAACGTCGGATGTATCCCGTCGAAGGCACTTCTCCGGAACGCCGAGCTGGCGCACATCTTCAACCATCAGGCGAAGACCTTCGGCATGTCCGGTGAGGTCTCCTTCGATTTCGGTCCGGCATTCGACCGCAGTCGCAAGGTCAGTGAGGGCATCGTCAAGGGTGTCCACTTCCTGATGAAGAAGAACAAGATCACCGAGATCGACGGATACGGTGTGTTCCAGGACGCGAAGACCCTCAAGGTGGGCGATCGCGAGATCACCTGGGACAACCTCATCATCGACACCGGCTCGACCGTCAAGTTGCTGCCGGGCGTCGAGCTGAGCGACAACGTCGTCACCTACGAGACCCAGATCCTCACCCGCGAGCTGCCCGAGTCGATCGTGATCGTCGGCGCCGGCGCGATCGGCATGGAATTCGGATACGTGCTGGCCAATTACGGGGTCGACGTCACGATCGTGGAGTTCCTCGATCGGGTCCTGCCCAACGAGGACATCGACGTCTCCAAGGCCATCGCCAAGGAATACAAGAAGCTCGGCGTCAAGGTGCTGACCTCCACCAAGGTGCAGACCGTCACCGACAACGGTGACAGCGTGACCGTCACCTACAAGGACGCCAAGGACAACGACGGCGAACTGACCGTCGACAAGGTCCTGATGTCGGTCGGCTTCGCCCCTCGCGTCGACGGCTACGGCCTCGAGAAGACCGGCGTCGAACTCACCGAACGCGGCGCCATCGCGATCGACGACCACATGCGCACCAACGTCGACGGCATCTACGCCATCGGCGACGTGACCGCCAAGTTGCAGCTCGCACACGTGGCCGAGGCGCAGGGTGTGGTCGCCGCCGAGACGATGGCCGGCGCGGAGACGATGACGCTGGGCGATTACCGCTTCATGCCGCGCGCGACGTTCTGTCAGCCGCAGGTCGCCTCGTTCGGTCTGACCGAGGCACAGGCCAAGGACGAAGGCTACGACGTGACCGTGTCGACCTTCCCGTTCTCCGCCAACGGCAAGGCGCAGGGACTCGGCGAGACCGCCGGCTTCGTCAAACTCCTCACCAACTCCGAGACCGAGGAACTCCTCGGCGGACATCTGGTGGGCGACAACGTCTCCGAGATGCTTCCCGAGCTCACGTTGGCCCACAAGTGGGATCTCACCGCGCGTGAACTCGCACGCAACGTCCACACCCACCCGACGATGAGCGAAGCGCTGCAGGAAACGTTCCACGGCGCGATCGGGCACATGATCAACCTCTGA